The following proteins come from a genomic window of Puntigrus tetrazona isolate hp1 chromosome 15, ASM1883169v1, whole genome shotgun sequence:
- the zgc:162730 gene encoding LOW QUALITY PROTEIN: mRNA decay activator protein ZFP36L1 (The sequence of the model RefSeq protein was modified relative to this genomic sequence to represent the inferred CDS: inserted 1 base in 1 codon): MSDTLGESLIRNLINLGLDEPFLHLSRSVAPKSLSLSSERLAEDVWQTDTWSQPSKPQFPPKADRSMSLTDTVNRMKPHDVPPPPGFPXAPLPSNRYKTELCRSFQEHGSCKYGSKCQFAHGESELRGLYRHPKYKTQACRTFYQFGYCPYGSRCHFIHEEKNSPTLDQNRRQLRQSVSFAGFTRSSSPPALHEHLSFTRAPSVSPPPADILSPVFSDSSRDMFPFSRHSTGDIYGNAPFTPEPRSRCVCGHGNNSQGSGSELYAKEDLSKANLHRFASEDSLSDRESYSSTGSGSESPTFDGSSGKRLSVFTRMSVSD, encoded by the exons ATGTCCGATACGCTGGGAGAAAGCCTCATCCGG AATCTCATCAACCTGGGTTTAGATGAGCCGTTTCTACACCTATCCCGGTCGGTCGCGCCGAAGAGCCTGAGCCTGAGCTCCGAGCGGCTCGCCGAGGACGTCTGGCAGACGGACACCTGGAGCCAACCCAGCAAACCCCAGTTTCCTCCTAAAGCAGACCGGTCCATGAGTCTGACTGACACTGTCAACAGAATGAAGCCCCACGACGTGCCCCCGCCGCCCGGATTCC TGGCGCCCCTGCCCTCGAACCGGTACAAGACCGAGCTGTGCCGGAGCTTTCAAGAGCACGGCAGCTGCAAGTACGGCAGCAAATGCCAGTTCGCTCACGGCGAGAGCGAGCTGCGAGGGCTCTACCGCCACCCCAAATACAAGACTCAAGCCTGTCGCACTTTCTACCAGTTTGGATACTGTCCCTACGGGAGCCGCTGTCACTTCATCCACGAGGAGAAAAACTCTCCGACGCTCGACCAGAACCGGCGTCAGCTGCGTCAGAGCGTCAGCTTCGCCGGTTTCACGCGCAGCAGCTCCCCCCCGGCTTTACACGAGCACCTGAGCTTCACCCGTGCGCCCTCGGTCTCCCCGCCTCCCGCTGATATCCTGTCCCCGGTCTTCAGCGACTCCTCCCGCGACATGTTCCCCTTCAGCCGTCACAGTACCGGAGATATCTACGGCAACGCGCCCTTCACGCCGGAGCCTCGGTCGCGGTGCGTCTGCGGACACGGAAATAACTCCCAGGGCTCCGGCAGCGAGCTGTACGCGAAGGAAGACCTGAGCAAAGCCAACCTGCATCGCTTCGCCTCGGAAGACTCGCTGTCAGACCGCGAAAGTTACAGCAGCACCGGCAGCGGCTCCGAGTCCCCCACCTTCGACGGCTCCAGCGGGAAGCGCCTGTCCGTTTTCACGCGGATGTCTGTGTCCGACTGA